Genomic DNA from Blastocatellia bacterium:
ATCGCCCGATGAATCGTCTCGGGCTTGAGCACGTCCCCAACCGCAACCTCAACTTCATCGGCCCAGAAACGACCCTGCAAGCGCCGTTGGTCCCGGACGAATACCCGAACCTGGTAGCCCGCCTTCAGCAGATGCGGTACGAGCCGGCTTCCAACGTACCCCGTAACTCCGGTGACCAGGACCCGCTTAACCACTTTGCTGCCCGCGTCCCGCTAAGATCATGTATGTCTCCAGCCATCCAGACCGAGTTTCACAAGCGCGACCAAGCCCCGCTCTACGCCGCGTCTTTTGCCTTCTTGCCGAGCAAAGTCAAACCGTAAAGCCCAGCCAGCCCAACCAGGGTATAAATGACCCGGCTTAGAAAGGAAGCGTTGCCTCCAAAGATAGCCGCCACGAGATCGAACTGGAAGATCCCCCACAGACCCCAGTTCAATGCTCCGACGATTATTAACACCAAAGCGATCGTGTCTAACGGACTCTTCATATAGTCCTCCTTCATCGAGTTAATCCTTCGGTAAGAGCACGGCGTCAATGACGTGAATTACGCCATTGCTCGCCACGATATCCGTCTTGATGACGCGGGCACCATTCACTGTAACCCTGCCGCCCGCGCTCTGAATTTGCAGGCTCCCTCCGCTCAGCGCCTTCGCCGATTTCAGCTTGACCACATCGGACGCCATCAGCTTGCCCGATACGACATGGTATGTGAGTATCTTCGTGAGGCGATCCTTGTTCTGAGGTTTGAGAAGATCATCGAGCGTCCCCGGCGGAAGCTTCGCGAAGGCTTCATCTGTTGGGGCAAATACGGTGAAAGGCCCCTTGCCCTTGAGCGTCTCCACTAATCCAGCGGCTTTTAACGCCGTGACTAAGGAGTTGAATGTCCGAGCCTCAACGGCCGTATCCACAATGTCTTTACCCTGGCCGCTTTCCGACCCCACCACAGGGCCCAAAAGCAGAACGACGAAACAGGCAGTTGCTGCAATTCTCTTTAGCATTGTTTGATCCCTCCTATTTGTTGGTTTTTCCACAACACAAAGGCCACTATTATACAGCTTGTCTATTTTTTGTCAATGGTCTGTCTAATATTTTTCACAAAGAGGTCAAAATCTTCGTCGAAAACTAGACAGATCATAGACACAGGCCTATACTTTATCCGTTATGAAATCCGAATCGCTTTTTCCGATTAAGGCTGTGGCGCAGCGGACCGGCCTGACGCCATACGTGATTCGAGCATGGGAGAGGCGCTATAAGGCGATAGCTCCGGCCCGGACCCGGACTAACCGTCGCCTCTATTCAGAAGCAGACATTGCCAGGCTTCTTCTTCTGCGCCGCGTCAAAGAGATGGGCTACAGCATTGGACAGATTGCGCAGCTGCCCACGGAAAAGCTCCTGGCCATGTTGAATGACTCGGCTGCCAAGACGAGGGCTCAAGAAGTGCCTTCGGATTCCGCTTTAGAGGCTCATTTGAAAGCCTGTCTTTCGGCCGTGGAAAAGTTTGATGCAGAAGAGCTGAGAAGAGCGCTCGCCCGCGCAGTTGTCACATTTGGATGGCCGGTTGTAATAGAACGAGTCTTCTTGCCCCTGATGCAGAAAATCGGGGAGTGCTGGCGCGAGGGTTCTTTGAGAATTGGGCACGAGCATCTGGCATCGGCCGTCATTCAAGCCTTCCTGGGAAATCTCGAAAGGGGGCAAGTTCCGCCAACCTCAGCGCCGGTTTTGATCGTCACTACGCCCGTTGGCCAGCTCCACGAGATTGGAGCCCTGGCGGCCACAGCTATTGCAGCCTCAGAAGGGTGGAGTGTCACGTACTTAGGTCCGAACCTCCCCGCCGAGGAGATCGCCCATGCGGCGCACCGGAGCCAGGCGAGGGTGGTAGCCTTAAGCATCGTCTATCCACCGGACGATCCTCATCTCCCGGCCGAGCTTGAGAAGTTGCGCCACTACCTTCCCGAGCATGTGACGATTTTAGTCGGGGGGCGCAGCGCGCGTGCCTACGCAGATGTCTTGGACCGCATAGGAGCGGTTCAGGTATCTGATTGGGCGAGCTTCCGTACTCTGTTGGAATCGCTGAGGCCTCATGGCCCGGCAAATGTCGCTCAGCCTGGCCCTTGAGAGGACCTCGCCGCGTGCAAATGAGCGCCCGTTTTTCCCGAGTTCTTGATTTGATCAAAGGCTTGCGGGGGACAGGGGCCACCTCACCGGAGGTTCAAACCCGCCCGATTCCTAAATTCAGCCACCCGTCCATAATCTCCTCCACACCCCGCTTCATTCGCTCCCATCGGGATCTTTTCGACTCTCCTTCAAACGTTGATCTTGTAGCGGCGTAGTAACGCGCGAGCGCCTCTCGCGTTTTCCCGTTGGATACCATGCATGAAGGCTGGCGCACGTGCTTCCATCTCACTGCCAAGCTCACAAATTTATCCTGTTAC
This window encodes:
- a CDS encoding fasciclin domain-containing protein, whose amino-acid sequence is MLKRIAATACFVVLLLGPVVGSESGQGKDIVDTAVEARTFNSLVTALKAAGLVETLKGKGPFTVFAPTDEAFAKLPPGTLDDLLKPQNKDRLTKILTYHVVSGKLMASDVVKLKSAKALSGGSLQIQSAGGRVTVNGARVIKTDIVASNGVIHVIDAVLLPKD
- a CDS encoding MerR family transcriptional regulator gives rise to the protein MKSESLFPIKAVAQRTGLTPYVIRAWERRYKAIAPARTRTNRRLYSEADIARLLLLRRVKEMGYSIGQIAQLPTEKLLAMLNDSAAKTRAQEVPSDSALEAHLKACLSAVEKFDAEELRRALARAVVTFGWPVVIERVFLPLMQKIGECWREGSLRIGHEHLASAVIQAFLGNLERGQVPPTSAPVLIVTTPVGQLHEIGALAATAIAASEGWSVTYLGPNLPAEEIAHAAHRSQARVVALSIVYPPDDPHLPAELEKLRHYLPEHVTILVGGRSARAYADVLDRIGAVQVSDWASFRTLLESLRPHGPANVAQPGP
- a CDS encoding DUF378 domain-containing protein; the encoded protein is MKSPLDTIALVLIIVGALNWGLWGIFQFDLVAAIFGGNASFLSRVIYTLVGLAGLYGLTLLGKKAKDAA